The Iamia sp. SCSIO 61187 genomic sequence CCAGGGCGGTGAACGACAGCACCACGAAGGCCAGGTAGAGGAGCCAGGCCCCGAACCCGAGCGGCACCACGATCCGCCGCCGGCGGGTGATCAGCCGCAGCCCCAGGGGGATGGCGAACACCGGCCAGACGAGGGCCCCCAGCCCGAGGGCCCACCAGATCGGGAACCCGGCGATGCAGACGGTGATGGGCCAGTGGGGCGGCAGCTGGCGCAGCCGTTCGCGGGTGCCGCGGCCGACCACGCTGGCGCCGAGCGCCCGCCACGACGGGCGCGGTCGGAGCGGGGCGACGCGGCCGGGGTCGCCCGCTCCGCTCCCTCCGTAGGCGACCGCCATCAGATCCCTCGGCCCCCCGCCTGGAGGGCGCGCAGCACCCACTCGGAGCGGACGGCGCCGGAGGCGACGAGCAGGGCCAGGTAGGCGCGCGGCTCGCGCCGGTTGTGGCCGAGGGCGCGGCGGGCCGTGCTCCACGCCCCTCGGCGGTCGCCCATCGAGGCGTGGGCGAAGGCCTGCTGGCCCTCGATGCGGGCCAGCCCGGCGGGCTCGGTCGCCAGCTCGGGGTGGGCGGCGACCAGGTGGTCGAGGGCCTCGATGATCGTCTTCCAGCGCTCGGCGAAGAACGACGAGCGGTGCCAGAACACCTTCGCCAGCGGGAGGCGGACGACCCCGATGTCGGCCCGGCGGGCGGCGCGGAGCAGGAGGTCGTAGTCCTCGGCGTAGCTGCCGGGCAGGACCTCGTCGACCAGGCCGATGCCGTCGACCAGGGCGGCCCGCCGGAACAGGAAGGTCGACGGGTGCGCCTCCGAGACGCGGGACCGGAGCAGCTCGGCGTGGGTGATCCGGTCCCGCTCGAGGACCCGGGTCGACACCTTGCCGCGCGCCTCGACGAGCACGCCGGTGGTCACGACCTCCAGGTGCGGCTCGGCCGCCAGCAGGGCCACCTGGGCGTCGAGCTTGCCCGGCAGCCACAGGTCGTCGTCGTCGCAGAAGGCGACCAGGTCCGCGGTGGCGGCGGTGATGCCGGTGTTGCGGGCGCCGGCCAGGCCGGGGATCCGCTCGTTGCGGAGGACCCGGACGCGGCGGTGGCCGCCCCCGGGGGCGACACCGTCGTGGGCCAGGTCGGGCTCGGGCTCGGACTGGTCGAACACGGCCAGGACCTCGACGTCGCCCGGGTAGCGCTGGTCGAGGACGGCCTCCACCGCCCGCCGCAGCAGCGCCGGGCGGTCGCGCGTGGCGATCACGACGGCGACCGTGGGGTGGCTCGTCGGGGTCATGTCGGTGTCGGCGCGCGGGTCATCCACGACCTTCTCATCGGTCAGCGGTCCCGCCCCATGTAGCCATAGGCGGCGAGGAACGGCGAGGTCAGGGCGGTGACGACCCGTCGGTCGGCGACCGGGAGGGCCTGGCGCCAGGCCTCGTCGCGGCGCAGCGGGATGATCCCGGTGCGGAAGCGCATCGGGTTGCCGGCGATCGAGTGGCTCGGCCCCAGCTCGGCACCGGCCGGGGTGAGGAAGGAGTCCCAGCCCGGCTCCAGGGCCAGCCCGGTGGGGGCGAGGATGCGCCGGAGGGCGGTGGCCGGGTCGGCCAGCACGTCCTCGTAGCGCAGCCGGTCGACCGGCGCGCCGGTGGCCCGCAGGGCCGTCAGCATCAGGTTGAAGGCGTCCCACCAGCCGGCGGCCGAGGCGGGGGAGTAGGTCGGCATGAGCTCGTCCTGCGTCTCGGGCCGGGCCACCTCCTTGGTCCACGAGTAGGCGACGCCCCGGCTGTCGCGGACCAGGTGGACGAAGGTGACGTCGACGCCGCGCAGGTGGCGCAGGGCGAAGGCGGTGGAGGCGTGCTTGGACGAGTCGACCAGGACCGACGCCCCGCTGACCGTGGCCGCCGCCCGGTAGAGGCGCTCGAGGCGGTCGACGTGCTCGGCCAGGTCCCGGCGGAACGCGGCGGAGGCGGGGACGGCCAGCAGCGGCAGGTGGCGGTTGCGGTCGACCCGGCCCTGGACCTCGACCCACCGGCGGCCGTCGACCCGGTCCCAGCCGCCGAAGGCCTCCTCGCCCACCGGCCCCCAGAACGGGCAGCTCGTCAGGGGCTGGCCGCAGCCGCACGTGTCGCCGTCGATCAGGCTGCGCTGGGGCAGGTGCACGACCTCGCCCAGCGTCGCCACCCCGGGCACCGCGCCCAGCAGCCGCTCGAGCAGCGTGCTCCCGCTCCGCCCCGATCCACCGATGTAGATGAGTCTCGTCACTCGTTCGCTGACGCTCACTCCGTTCCTCGAACTGACGGTGCCTCGCTGCGCTCGGCGCTGAGACCTTCCCAGCGGCGGAGGCCTCGTTCCTCGGCCACACGCCGCTTCGTCTGGGGGGGACCCCCAGACCCCCAGCGGCTGCGCCGGGCCGGACCGCGTTGCAACGGCTCGTCTCGTCGCTCCGAGCTGGTGGGGCCTGGCTGGTGGCGGCTCACCTCGGTCGGCGGGGTCATCTCGTGAGGATGCCGTCGATGAGGTCGCCGAGGAGGGTGACCGCGGGGGGTGGGGTGGCGTCGTCCACGACGACGGCGTAGGGGGCCGGGTCGGCGAGGGCGGCGTCGAGGTGCGCCCGCAGCCCGGCCTCGTCGTCGACGCACAGGGCCATGCCGCGCCCCTCCATCCACCGCCCGAAGGTCACCTGGTGGTCGTCGACGACCTCGCCGTGGCGGGCCAGGCGGGGGACCACCACGGGCAGCCGGCCGGCGGCGCGGGCGTCGAGGACGGTGCCCGGACCGGCGTGGCCCACGACCACCGCGGCCCGCCCCATCAGGGCCGGGATGTCGGCCGGGTCGAGCATGGCGTGGCCCTCGGCGTGGCGGGGGGCGGGGGCGGTGCCGTGCTGGACGACGCAGCGCAGGTCGGGGTGCTCGCCGGCCCACCGGTCGACCCAGTCGACCAGCCGGGCGAAGGGGTGGTGGTCGGTCCCGAGGGTGACCACCAGGTGCAGCGGCCGGTCGTCCTCGTCGCTCACAGCAACGGGCCGATCACGACGCTGCCCTTGTAGTGCTGCTGCTGCTCGGCCCACTGCACGCAGAACAGGTCGGTGACGGGCCGGCACATGCGCCCGGTCATGGTCGAGCTCTCGACCCGGTCGAACACCTCGACGTAGACGGTGGCGATGCCCATCCGGCGACCGAGCCAGAAGAACGGCACGGCCACGCCGGCCCCGTCGCTCACGATGACGTCGGGGCGCTCGTCGCGCAGCACCTTGCGGGCCAGGACCAGGTTGCGCAGGGCGTTCGGGATGTTGCGGGTCGTCGGGTGGTGGGCCCACACCGTCCGCTCGCCGGCCAGGTGGGAGCGGGCGTCGGCCTTGTCGAAGGTGACCCACGTGCGGTCGTGGTGCTCCCACCACGGGCGCAGCTGGAGCAGCTGGGTCAGGTGGCCGCCCGCGGAGCACACGAGGAGCACCCGGCGGCGCGCGGGGTCGGGCGCCTCGTTCACCGGCGGGACTGTACCGGGGGCCCTCTCGGGTCCCGGGTCAGGCACGGGTCGGTCCGGTGCGCCGGGCTGGTCGGCGCGGAGGCTGGTCGGCGCGGGTCACGTGGTGCCAGGCACCAAGTGGCCGGGGGTCGCTGCGCGCACCGGGGTGGGCATGGCCACGTGGAGCCTGGCACCAAGGTGACCGGCGGTTCCGCGGGGTCACAGCGGGATGAAGCCGAGGCGGGGGTGCCACTCGTTGCCCAGGCCGCCGGAGTCGCTGCCGATCCACAGCCCGGCCGGGGTCGGCGTGAGCGTCCCGACCTGGAGGCCCCGATCCCGCTGGGTCGTCCAGGGCAGGACGGCCCCGGTGGCCGGGTCGTAGGCGGCGATGCCGGCCCGGTCGACGGCGCCGGGGCCCTTCACGTCGCCGCGGGGCGCGTTCTCGTTGTTGGCCCAGCGCTGGTGGCCGGCGGCGTAGACGGCGGCGCCGGTGATGGCCACGGCCGACAGCGAGTCGCCACCGGTCCAGTCGGCCCACGTCTGGCGCTGGTTCGGGCCGGTGCGGCCCATCTCCCAGCGGGCCACCGTGTCGCACAGGCCGGCCAGGCCGTTGCCCCAGGTGCCGGTGGTCACGACGGCGAAGTAGCGGTCGTCGGGCGAGATGTCGACGTCCTTGACGTAGTAGTCGTAGCTCGCCGAGCACGCACCCGTGCGGTAGCCGGTGGTGCTCCACGAGCTGACCGCGCTGGACGAGGCGCCCACGTCGATGATGGCGACCTGGTCGCGGGGCTGGCCGCCCACCCGGCGGAAGTTGCCGGTGATGACCAGCTTGGACCCGTTGCGGGTGGCGTCGAGCCGGTTCACCACCACACCGCCGCGCACCGTGGTGTCGACCGCGACGTTCAGGCCCCGATCGACGGCGCCGGTCCGGGCGTTCACCGCGGCCAGGCGGGAGCGGGCGTTGCCGCTGATGGTGGTGAAGGTCCCGCCGACGAAGAGGCGGTCGCCCCGGAGGGCCATGGTGTTCACCCAGCCGTTGGCGCGGGCGGTGAAGGCGGCGTCCACGGCCCCGCTGACGGCGTCGATCTTCGCCAGCCCGACCCGGGTCTGGCCGTTCACCTTCTGGAAGCTGCCCCCGAGGATCAGGGTGCTGTTCGGGCCGACGACCATGTCGCGGACGCCGCCACGGTCGAGGACCGGGTTGAAGGCCTCGATGGCCCCGGTCGCCTTGACGTAGGAGAAGATGCCCCGGCGGGCGTACTCGGTCGGCCGGTTGAAGGCCTTCACCCGGGTGAACTCGCCGCCCACGACGACCCGCGTCCCGAGGTCGAGCACGGCGTAGACCTGGCCGTCGAGGACGTGCGGGGTGCGGTCGTCGGGGTTGGTCCCGACCGTGCGGGTGTGGGTGGCGTTGGGGTTCGGGGCGGGGATCGGTGGCGGCGTCGGCTGGCAGGCGGCGGCCAGCAGCAGCAGCGGCAGGGCGACGGCGACCAGGAGCGGCAGCCGGCGGCGTGGTGCGGTCATCGGTTCTCCCCCGGGGCGGGCCGACGGGCGTCGGCGGCGGTGCCCGCCCATGCTGCCACGCTCAGTGGCCGAACATCAAGGTAATCACCACGGAACGTGAGGCGCGATGGTGGCGGGAGCGCGGGGCGGAGCATGGGTTCGATGTCGGCACCGACTCCCCCGACGCTTAGGTTCGGGCCGTGATCCGCCTCGACGCCGCCACCGTGCTGCTCCAGTGGGGCACCGGCGGGCTGGCCTTCCTGTGGCTCACCACCCGGCGGCGCGAGGTCGGGCTCGGCTACGGCTGGCTGCTGCGCGGCATCTACGGCCTGATGGCCCTCGCCGGGGCCTTCATCGGCTTCCGCATCGGGCCGGTGTGGGTGCGGGACCTCGCCGCCGTCGGCGTGGGGCTGGCGGCCGGCGGCGCCCTGGCCGTGTCGGTCGTCCGCCGGGCGGCCGGCGTGTCCGGCCAGCGCGAGCGGGTCGAGAAGCGCAGCGCCCGGGTCGCGGCCATGACCGGCATCGACCGCGAGGAGCAGCGC encodes the following:
- the pssD gene encoding PssD/Cps14F family polysaccharide biosynthesis glycosyltransferase, yielding MNEAPDPARRRVLLVCSAGGHLTQLLQLRPWWEHHDRTWVTFDKADARSHLAGERTVWAHHPTTRNIPNALRNLVLARKVLRDERPDVIVSDGAGVAVPFFWLGRRMGIATVYVEVFDRVESSTMTGRMCRPVTDLFCVQWAEQQQHYKGSVVIGPLL
- a CDS encoding glycosyltransferase family 2 protein; the protein is MTPTSHPTVAVVIATRDRPALLRRAVEAVLDQRYPGDVEVLAVFDQSEPEPDLAHDGVAPGGGHRRVRVLRNERIPGLAGARNTGITAATADLVAFCDDDDLWLPGKLDAQVALLAAEPHLEVVTTGVLVEARGKVSTRVLERDRITHAELLRSRVSEAHPSTFLFRRAALVDGIGLVDEVLPGSYAEDYDLLLRAARRADIGVVRLPLAKVFWHRSSFFAERWKTIIEALDHLVAAHPELATEPAGLARIEGQQAFAHASMGDRRGAWSTARRALGHNRREPRAYLALLVASGAVRSEWVLRALQAGGRGI
- a CDS encoding sulfotransferase; translation: MTRLIYIGGSGRSGSTLLERLLGAVPGVATLGEVVHLPQRSLIDGDTCGCGQPLTSCPFWGPVGEEAFGGWDRVDGRRWVEVQGRVDRNRHLPLLAVPASAAFRRDLAEHVDRLERLYRAAATVSGASVLVDSSKHASTAFALRHLRGVDVTFVHLVRDSRGVAYSWTKEVARPETQDELMPTYSPASAAGWWDAFNLMLTALRATGAPVDRLRYEDVLADPATALRRILAPTGLALEPGWDSFLTPAGAELGPSHSIAGNPMRFRTGIIPLRRDEAWRQALPVADRRVVTALTSPFLAAYGYMGRDR
- a CDS encoding glycosyltransferase, which gives rise to MSDEDDRPLHLVVTLGTDHHPFARLVDWVDRWAGEHPDLRCVVQHGTAPAPRHAEGHAMLDPADIPALMGRAAVVVGHAGPGTVLDARAAGRLPVVVPRLARHGEVVDDHQVTFGRWMEGRGMALCVDDEAGLRAHLDAALADPAPYAVVVDDATPPPAVTLLGDLIDGILTR